A genomic window from Chrysoperla carnea chromosome 3, inChrCarn1.1, whole genome shotgun sequence includes:
- the LOC123294899 gene encoding serine/threonine-protein kinase fused — MEKYEVIGLIGEGSFGRVYKAKRILDSEIVALKVIRKRGRSHKELKGLRRECEIQQHLHHPNIIRMVDSFETDNEIVVVTEFAHKELHIILGKEGFLHEDRVRVIVWDLVSALYYLHSHRVLHRDLKPQNILLDVQGKAKLCDFGFARNMSTGTYVLTSIKGTPLYMAPELIDERPYDHTADLWSLGCIIYELLVGVPPFCTTSILHLVSLIRHEQIQWPSSITPTCTSFLKGLLQKDPSKRFNWSDILSHPFVAGHILILDEKIENNGFLGTITSSSASNSKEKQNSNYAIKHNLKPKKSTNESQTEKESETEHKIYSKKGSLKLLNQTSNENINNDNKPRTAKSLSNWSEPKNDLKPTNVTKSDGAKITQVKSVSTETTEFKNLPSQRDTHLNKLSQNLDNFAKKINDRKYDDNKNRNSLVEDVSTNDSSDTLDRKLSNVDLGQPFERKYSKTTVENKNVEKESNELNETNKTPTRTNTLANWEICDLQQPIECEEWLAFLHKSMREILSKELASLLQPNLASVIIAPLRNPAASSSVIENVACLLSLPFVIDGIKDETLSKIKNVYLEIKLVPNLIYAAQLIIRVRRADSSSSNETPTNTSQSSFNSEMLRSMSDLSIDELQSLESIFVLICNLVHRDLVFASQFCDAVVFLNAVPMLKKFLSLSKRKLRVVTDIIAILTHILCILPENAELIEKIVLSNNTDNNCKKDNKIDLITLLRHSSPILRSRICVLIRLLARFSCRALQINWNARMKDTLEALMYDSIENVRNAAEASVKELQQLAFYDQNENE; from the exons ATGGAAAAATACGAAGTAATAGGTTTAATCGGAGAAGGCTCTTTTGGTCGAGTGTATAAAGCTAAAAGAATTTTGGATAGTGAAATTGTTGCTTTAAAAGTTATACGAAAA agAGGAAGATCACATAAAGAATTGAAAGGTCTCAGAAGAGAATGCGAAATACAGCAACATTTACACCATCCGAATATTATCCGAATGGTGGATTCGTTTGAAACGGATAATGAG ATCGTGGTAGTTACAGAATTCGCACATAAAGAACTTCATATAATTTTGGGTAAAGAAGGTTTTCTACATGAAGATCGAGTTCGTGTAATTGTTTGggatttagtatcagcattatattatttacactcACATAGAGTACTTCATCGTGACttaaaaccacaaaatattttactagatGTACAAGGCAAAGCTAAATTGTGTGATTTTGGATTTGCCAGAAATATGAGTACTGGAACATACGTATTAACTTCCATTAAAGGTACACCATTGTATATGGCACCAGAATTAATTGACGAACGACCTTATGATCATACCGCTGATTTATGGTCACTTGGGTGTATTATTTATGAGTTACTTGTGGGTGTACCGCCATTTTGTACAACATCAATCTTACATTTAGTCAGTTTAATACGCCATGAACAAATTCAATGGCCCAGTTCAATCACACCTACATGTACATCGTTTTTAAAG GGTTTACTCCAAAAAGATCCTTCGAAACGATTTAATTGGTCAGATATTTTATCACATCCGTTTGTGGCTGGGCATATACTtattttggatgaaaaaattgaaaataatggttttttgGGAACAATAACTTCAAGTTCTGCATCAAATTCGAAAGAAAAGCAGAATAGTAACTAtgcaataaaacataatttgaaaCCGAAAAA gagCACAAATGAGAGTCAAACGGAAAAAGAATCTGAAACTGAGCAcaaaatatactcgaaaaaaggatctttaaaactactaaACCAAACAAGCAAtgaaaatatcaacaatgatAATAAACCACGTACAGCAAAATCTTTAAGTAATTGGTCAGaaccaaaaaatgatttaaaaccaACAAATGTAACAAAAAGTGATGGTGCGAAAATCACACAAGTGAAATCAGTAAGTACGGAAACAACAGAATTTAAAAATCTTCCATCACAGCGTGatacacatttaaataaattaagtcaAAACTTGGATAATTTTGCAAAGAAAATTAATGATCGAAAAtatgatgataataaaaatcgaaattcatTAGTGGAAGATGTGTCGACGAATGATTCATCAGATACGTTGGATAGGAAATTATCAAATGTAGATTTGGGACAACCATTTGaacgaaaatattcgaaaacaactgtggaaaataaaaatgtggaaAAAGAATCAAACGAATTAAATG aaacGAATAAAACACCAACCAGGACAAATACGTTAGCAAATTGGGAAATTTGTGATTTACAACAACCAATCGAATGTGAAGAATGGTTGGCATTCTTACATAAATCAATGCGAGAAATTTTATCGAAAGAATTAGCCTCATTGTTACAACCAAATTTAGCAAGTGTTATAATTGCACCATTACGTAATCCAGCAGCGAGTTCTAGTGTTATCGAAAATGTGGCTTGTTTATTATCGTTACCTTTTGTTATTGATGGCATCAAAGACGAAACATTATCGAAAATCAAAAAC gtttatttagaaattaaattggtaccaaatttaatttatgcagCACAGTTAATAATTCGAGTACGACGAGCGGATAGTTCCAGTTCAAATGAAACACCAACAAATACATCACAGTCAAGTTTTAATTCAGAAATGTTACGTTCGATGTCCGATTTATCGATTGACGAATTACAATCGTTAGAgagtatatttgttttaatatgtaatttagTTCATAGGGATCTCGTATTTGCTAGTCAATTTTGTGATGctgttgtatttttaaatgctgTACCCatgttgaagaaatttttatcattat ctAAACGAAAATTACGTGTGGTAACTGatataattgcaattttaacaCATATTCTATGTATTTTACCAGAAAATGctgaattaattgaaaaaattgtactttcaaataatactgataataattgtaagaaagataataaaattgatttaattactttattaagACATTCAAGCCCAATACTACGATCACGAATTTGTGTATTAATTCGGCTATTAGCACGATTCAGTTGTAGAGCGTTACAGATTAATTGGAATGCACGTATGAAAGATACATTGGAAGCGTTAATGTACGATTCGATTGAAAATGTTCGAAAT gcAGCTGAAGCGTCTGTAAAAGAATTACAACAATTGGCGTTTTATgatcaaaatgaaaatgaataa